One window of the Candidatus Zixiibacteriota bacterium genome contains the following:
- a CDS encoding conserved hypothetical protein (Evidence 4 : Unknown function but conserved in other organisms): MILTILQARMSSTRLPGKVLLPILGEPMLERQLERINRAEKFDHLIVATSVGREDDAVAAFCFERRVDCFRGDLENVLDRFYHAAKNYDAHTIVRLTGDCPLADPEIIDRAIALFETGKFDYVSNTVERTFPVGLDVEVFSTETLNDAWREAVLPSEKEHVTRYIYTHPHDFRIGQFTAEQNHSALRWTVDEPADYELVRKIYERLYPSNHNFTTRDILDLLRSEPELKKINSGVDPGRGLKKSLERDSQYMKAIEKN, from the coding sequence GTGATTTTAACCATACTGCAGGCGCGGATGAGTTCCACGCGGCTTCCCGGCAAGGTGCTTCTGCCGATTCTGGGCGAACCGATGCTGGAGCGCCAACTGGAGAGAATAAACCGGGCCGAAAAATTCGATCATCTTATTGTCGCCACCAGTGTCGGGCGCGAGGATGATGCGGTGGCGGCCTTTTGTTTCGAGAGGCGGGTCGATTGCTTTCGCGGGGATCTGGAAAACGTCCTGGACCGATTTTATCACGCCGCCAAAAACTATGATGCCCATACCATTGTCCGTCTGACCGGTGATTGTCCCCTGGCCGACCCGGAAATTATCGACCGGGCGATCGCCCTTTTTGAAACCGGTAAATTCGATTATGTGAGCAATACGGTCGAGCGGACTTTTCCGGTCGGTCTGGATGTCGAAGTATTCAGTACCGAAACCTTGAACGACGCCTGGCGGGAAGCGGTCCTGCCGTCGGAAAAAGAGCATGTAACCCGATACATTTACACTCATCCCCATGATTTCCGGATTGGTCAGTTCACGGCGGAACAGAACCACTCCGCTTTGCGCTGGACGGTCGATGAGCCGGCCGATTACGAATTGGTCCGAAAAATTTACGAACGGCTGTACCCGTCCAATCATAATTTCACCACCCGTGACATTCTGGATCTTTTAAGAAGTGAGCCGGAACTCAAAAAAATTAATTCCGGGGTCGACCCCGGGAGAGGGCTGAAAAAATCGCTTGAACGGGATTCGCAATATATGAAGGCGATCGAGAAAAATTAG